ATTCTCTTACCCTTAAGCcctacacacacaaagacacacacacactgaatggcCTTACATCTTGTCCCTCCCAGAGAGCGTGTGCGGGTGGATGCCTCTTTGCAGGTCATGGCGAGGGTACAAATGAAGTCCTACTACAGACAAGCCATCATCAAGGTGAGAAAAGACTACAGTGCAAATCTTTAGAACATGTGGATAAACATTTGAATATAACTCCCTTTGAATTtgcctgtttccctgtctctctctctctctcgctctctctctctatatgtctctctcttcctgtagagatTGCAGCAGTTGTCAGATGGCTTCATCCAGTGGGAGGCCTTCCGGGGTCTTTTTGATGAGCTGGACAAGGACCGCATCAAAGAGGTGGGGCCACAGCTCATTAACTACTCTGTGCTTCTTCACCGGATCAATGTTACTGTTTTGGATGAACTTCATTGTTGGTTCTAAACTGGCTTATTTTGCCTGTCTAAATGATAGCTGGATTGCCCCTGTATGATTTGACGAGTCTTCTTTGTCTTTCTCCTGCAGCACCCTCCGAAGCCAGAGTACAACTCTCCACTCCTCCAGAAGCTTCAGTTGGTTTTCAGCCACTACTATGTAATGATAGTGGGCAACGCCGTGGCCCTGGCAAATGTCATGTGCATCTGTGTAAGTCCAGGACCTTCTCACAGACAGTATGTCGTGCCTGTTGTTTGTTTTTTCAGCATATTAGACTCGGGCTCAACTTGTTtggtctctctgtttctctctctctgtgtgtgttgcagaCCATACTGGTGCTTGACTCTGAGAAGTCCATTGCAGAGCGGGATGACTACTACATGGAAGTTATTAACTGCTTCTTTATTCTATACTACCTGATGGAGATGAGTCTAAAGATATTAGCCTTTGGGTGGAGAGGCTACCTGTCATACAGAAACAATATCTTTGATGGTCTTCTCACATTTTGCCTTCTGGTAAGATATTCTGAAAATGACAGGAAACatattaaaggtgcaatatgtagAAATCACTCGACCATTTTGATGCTTCTCCTAATTTCACTTTGacaatgtatagtgtgtgtagagaatcattgtacaatctaaactgctctgaaatatattttcaataaccaaacatattgttttttttacagctgtttgaagctagtgtacaaaaccgaaagaaAAAAGACGCTAAAATGTAACTTAACGGGGAGCATAGAAAAAGCGCACACAGAATGGGTCTACTGCTTCTCaaatctataactcacatttctatgtgaatttggtcgggtcgcccCAAAAGCTACATACTGCCCCTTTAAGCATATTTCTGTCTTGGTAATATAACTGAAagtattttttaatatatttttttacaggtCCTTCAGATCACCATTTTTGCCACCTACAGGCTTCCATTTCCTAAATGGTTGGTGTCTTCACTTCGGTCATATTCCTCACTCAACAAATGCATTCTGTAGAATGAAATTGTCTTAAAGGATGTTGCTCATTTGTATATACAGTTATAATAGTGATGAAAGAGTCATTTGgtttacacactcacacacagttacatgGGGATGGTTGAAAACAGGAAAGAAGCATGGACATATGGGGATGGTTGAAAACAGGAATAGAAGCATGGACATATAGATATGGTACATGGGGATGGTTGAAAACAGGAATAGAAGCATGGACATATAGATATGGTACATGGGGATGGTTGAAAACAGGAATAGAAGCATGGACATATAGATATGGTACATGGGGATGGTTGAAAACAGGAATAGAAGCATGGACATATAGATATGGTACATGGGGATGGTTGAAAACAGGAATAGAAGCATGGACATCTAGATATGGTACATGGGGATGGTTGAAAACAGGAATAGAAACATGGACATATAGATATGGTACATGGGGATGGTTGAAAACAGGAATAGAAGCATGGACATATAGATATGGTACATGGGGATGGTTGAAAACAGGAATAGAAGCATATAGATATGGTACATGGGGATGGTTGAAAACAGGAATAGAAACATGGACATATAGATATGGTACATGGTGATGGGACATGATAAACATAGCAGAGGAAGAGTGTTACTGAGTAAAACACTACAGAGGAAGAGTGTTACTGAGTAAAACACTACGGATGGATGAACGATAAGTATCTAACTAAGTAGCACTGTGAGATTGAATAAACCTTTGTGTGGTGTGGTTGTCCCAGGAACCCTTTGGTCATATCTCTCACTCAACAAATACATTCTGTAGAAGGAAATTGTCTTGAAGGATGGTTCTCACTTATATATACAGTAACAATAGTGAAGAATTGTTGGctgccgagtggcgcagcggtctaaggcactgcatcgcagtgcaagtggtgtcactacagtccctggttcaattccaagctgtatcacatctggccgtgattgggagtcccatagggtggtgcacaattgtcccagcgctGTCTGGGCTTGGCTgggggtaggccgccattgtaagaatttgttctttactgacttgcctagttaaataaaaggggGGGAAAAGGAAAATAAAGGGGGGGGGGAaaggagtacacacacacacacacacacacacacacacacacgtacatgggAATGGTGTAAAACAGAAACAAGGACATGAAGAGATGTTACATAGTGATAAACATAGCAGAGGAAGAGAGTTACTGAATAAAATGCTCGGAATGGATGAACGATGATAGATAAGAAACTAAGTAGCACTGTGAGATTGAATACACCTTTGTGTTGTGTGGTTGTCCCAGGAACCCAGCGTCGCGTGGTCTGATGTCTCTGTGGGAGATGGTGCGTCTGGTCAACATGCTCATCGTCGTCCGCTTCCTCCGAATCATCCCTGATATCAAGGTGAGGAAGTGGTGCCGCTGGGTAGTATTAGTGCCATCATTTTCAATATATGTGATAAGACCattgtatattttgtatttgGCTCCACCTAGTGGTGGAAATGGTTTATTGCTTGACTTGCTCTATTTTGGTGTACTCTATTGTCAATAGAGTTGTAATTGTTGTAAATTCATGCCGGTACAGCCAATGTCTTTATCATCTCTGGTTatgcatgttggtattacaatATATAAAAATAGTCATCCTTGTGTTTTAATGCCTCTTTTAGCTGATGGCCCTTGTAGCGAGTACTTTGGTTGACCTGGTGAAAAACCTCAGAGCTTTTGCAGGAATACTAGTGGTGAGTGACACAATGctacttttttttctctctttcgttctctcaTCCAGCTTGTCATTTTAAATGCATCTCCATACACTAGGCGTCTGTTTGCTGGACATCATGGATTCCCTATCACAGCTAACATTCTGTTTGTTCTTTAGGTGGTGTTCTATGTGTTTGCTGTCCTTGGCATCTGGCTGTTCCAGGGAGCCATCACAGCTCCAGGGAAGATGAGGTACAGTTTGACAATGATGTATTTGAACGCTTGTACACTATTCACAAACATCGAAAGTAGCAATGGCCTCATACACAGCTAATATGGCTGTTTTAATGTGTTTACTGTGTGATGTAATTGGAAGTTGTTTTGTACGTATTCATTACAGTGTGATGTCCAATTCCAGTATGGAGAACATCACCATTAACTTCACCATGGAGTGTGGTTCCTACGAGCAGCTGGGCTACTGGCCAAACAACTTTGACGACTTTGCTGTGGGTGCTCTTCTCTTGTCTCCCGCTCTGCCAGCCCGTGAAGTGGAATCATAGACACAGGGGAGGCTTAGCTCAAGGCGAATATTCTGTCTACGGTTGTAAGAGACCGGTTTAATGAGAATAGACTTTGGAGGGAATGAAACAGTAAAATACATGGTTGGCATTCTATCTGTGACTCATGTGTACTGGCTCAGACTGGGAAGGCTAGTGTTGTGGGGGTAACCTTTCAAGGGGATAATGCACTGAAGTAACTTTTAAAAGACACCCGTAAAATACCATGGTGGGTATGTTGATATTTCAGTCCTGATCAATCAAAGGAATCTTTCAATTGTGTCtaaatgttgagagagagagagagagtggacacTAACCAGTgatttctttctcctctccctcggTTTTGCTCAGTCTTCCCTCGTCCTCCTTTACAACATCATGGTGGTGAATAACTGGCAGGTGTTTATGGATGcctacaccagatacaccacagaGTAAGCCAACAATAATACAAATCCGTGCATGATTCTTATGATCCAACTGTCAGACGCTTCAATTCGTTTCGCTatccactagagggcagcagtTGACGGTGAAGCACATCAGTCCTTTTCATTTTGGGCCAAACCTTACTTTAGTGAGCTCCCACTTCGTAATATTTATCTATTTTCAGTTGTCCCTAAAGAATTGCAACTGTTTGGTTGGTTAAATAAGCTTTTGTACTCAACTCAGGAACAAGGCTAGTAACAGTGAAAATACATGTAGGAGTGGGGCCATAGTTCACGTTCGTTATTTGCCCTGCTCAAAGAGGATGAAGACAAGTTAATTGTGCATGGGGCTCCGTTTGTAAAACAGTGATTATGGGTAATGgggatgtgtccatgtaaacagttGATCAGGtttcttctctcctcccaggTGGTCCAAGGTCTACTTTGTCTCCTGGTGGCTTACCTCCTCTGTCATGTGGGTCAACTTGTTTGTGGCTCTCATCTTGGAGGTGTGTATCAACTTATGCTGGCCTGATTTGTACTTACTGTAGTTTAAGTGCAAGATGTTTTCTGAAAAGATGTAAGCTCAATGAATCCTCCGTTTTATGTGAAAGAACTTCATCTATAAGTGGGACCGAAGTGTCACATGTTCAGTGGCGGACGTTGAGCGAACAGGCTATGAGACCACTGTCCAGCTCATGTTCAGGTAGGTTGCTTTTTAACTCCGCTCTGGCTTTTTGCTTCTGTTTGTTGTCTGGGCGGCTGCATATTCCTACTATTTGGTGTTGGTTTTAGGCCTATTCCAGTCACCAACGGGGATGCCCTGACTGTCAGCGGTTCTGCCAGTTCTCTGTGAATGCAGTCAAATGTTTTCACTACTATATCACTTTTCCCCAAAATCTTTGGAAATGCTTTTATCTGGGCAATTGTGTCTGGGGAGCTTTCTGATAACAAACTCTTAAAGGGCATGTATTTATTTGTGACCTAGCTTGCAGATAATGCATTATATAGGATAAGCGCAGGTACAGCTTAGGTGTTTAGgcgcaggtacagccgactagcatTTTTGTTTGGTAAAAAATCGTTACTATTCAAAAGTATCGAGAAAATATCGTCACAAATATTATtgcgatatgtaactgtatcaaTTTGTACCCCATCACTAATATAATTGGCAAAAACATCCGCGCGCCTTTTTAGCCACTTAACTAAACGCATGTCGCTGAAATATTTGCTGACGGTGTGGTTGATATGTTTAGCAGGGGCAAGTCAGAAGAGCAACCTTTAATGCCTGTCCCTAAATGCACGTTGTGGATGACAGCAGCCGCTTGCATGAGCGTGCTCCGCTTCAACTCgttgtgtgtctcttcacacaGTATCGTGTCCTGTCTTTAAAACTGCACTGTTCCTTCCAGAGAACAAATTCAGGAGCCTACAGAGGAGGAGCTGGTCACCCAACTCCACCAGCACCCTCACTTGCATCTCAGCTGATGACCCTTCACCCCTCACACACCATTGGACCCTACGTCCGACCAGGCTTGTGCCAATCCAAAATAAACAGGGCCTTTACTGGCTATCACGTATTTCTGTGTGAATGTCAGGGACTCAAAAGGGACAATATTGTTAGTGCTCTCTCAATTCTGATTCGTCCTATGTTGTCACATTTTGTATGTTTTTGCACTCAAACCACTGAACAAatgcctctctccctgcatccGTTCCTTTAAAAGTGATTTTGAAAGATTACGTTGCTAAGCGTTTTGTTCATGTTAAGTCTGTTATCACTTTCGTTTGATGGCAATCACTATATGCcatcaaacaaaacaaaatacaccTCTGTTCTTAATGAAATGATTTAATAGGGAGTAAAAAGGGGAAAGGACTTGTTTTTATTCATATATTTGTCATTAAAGCTGTTTCTTCTGCTTACCTGCCTTGCAATGTAAATAGGATTTTTAAGCAATTTATAAAAAGAAAGCTGTACAGGGGGGAAACATGGGATGCATTTTATATTTGTGCTtttagctaaataaataaatctcAGTGAAATGTATATAAATGATGAAATATGTGTTTAGCATGGCTGGAAATGATTCTTTCAAATGTGTAAAACAAACTTTAGACAAGGCCTGCCTTTGTTGTTTTTATGCATTAGGTCAAATCTCTCTTGGATAGCTACAGCTACAATTTCAtattttattagtattttttatttaacctttatttaactgtcTTGAAGTTACATAATTACCTGACTGTTGCAATCAGTTGGAAGGTGCCGGCGTTGTGTGTTTTCTGAGACCCTCGGGTCTTCCCGACCATAAGCACCAACTGATGTCTCCCTCTTCCACACTCATCAGGCCAGGCTAGTTAGTGCTAAGATTAAATGAAGATTTCCTGCGGATGCATCCTGGTGATGGTCATTTCAGATAAGGGTAATTAGCTCTCCCCGGGGCATGCAAGTCTTGACTGAGGAATCCTGCTCACACTGCGGAATGGCATGGTATAGAATGGAATGGAGAACTGTTATTCTGCCTGCAGGGCAGTGGGAGAAGCATGTTTTTGTGAATAATAAAAATAGCACGTTTTACAACATCATAATAAAATGCAATCCGAAAGGTAATTATGGTGATCGAGGCATGGCACCGTTCTAGGCATTGTCCCTGGGGTTTGTTCTGTGGTTCTATGCTAATagagtacacaaacacacacacacactggtgttgaCACTCCACACCCCACACACTCAAGCATCATGTTTACTGGAAACAGACGAAGGCAAACAAGCCAACCTCCAGAGGGCCTGACATCAAAGctctgacctcctctcctcccactatTTGTTTGCTTTTCCTCTTGGTGAGTTTGGGCTCGTGCAAGACCTTACCACAACCACAATAGAATGTAGGGACATATCAGGTTAAAAGCAtgacaatatgacagaccattgAGATATGATGTCGGCTAGCTAGCCTGTGTAGGGctatctggaccctctctttgaGTCTTTTCAGAGTAGTGAGTTCTagaacagggatgggcaactggcgggGGCCCACTTTTGTAGGCCAGCGGACCAATTAGaattattttttttgggggggggggactcaGTCGGGTCTGAACTTACTTTTGAGAGTTAGAATAATGGAATACCCAAGATGCAATTTGGagatttggttgtgcatcagaaGTCACACAATTACCCCATgacatgttttttatttattggtAAGTTAGTTTAGCGGCCAGCTAACATTGTCGAATTACCAACCGGCGTGGGTCCCATTGATCATCAGATATCAtgttaaaaactgcaaacatttgcctccacccatggcaaaatgtgtagaattgcatgaaattagttttaaaacaaaaacattttctcTACGCCCATGGCATGATGTGCAGAATTGCAGGAAGTTAACTTAAAACTTAAACTTAAAAGGTTGAAGCTTCCATCAATTTTGCCAATATGTCAGCCATGTTCTATCTAGATCCCACCACTGCAGTGAAGGCAGAGCCAGAGGCATCCCAGATGAGGCATAATTGGTGATAATTAGAAGCAGGTGGTTAATGAGTCCAGCAGACTAATGACTACTGTTTACCCAGCTTGATGAGGACAGATTAGGTCAACAGAGCCTGGGTGTCTGGAATGCCAACACTAGCAGGAGGGATAGGCCTAGGTGATGTGTGGTAGAGCAAGGGTTACCAAACTTTGTTACTCAGGCCCCCTTTCCAGCTTTGGAGAACATCCCGTGCCCCCTCCCCCTGCACACTTTATAttggcacaagcactgttcatgatacaAACTGTTCAGACTCCTCTTGTTGGCGAAGAGAAAATGAAATTCTACAGATTTTGTTATGGTGTGCGGTGCAGAGAACATTTAGCAGTTTTGAAGTACATTTCCTGGAATTCTCCACATTTTCCTTTCTTATGTGTTTGTGATATTCCAGTGACTCaaacatgacaacaaaatcaatgggcTAAAAAACCTAGCTAAGAAATGTGAACTGACATGATCTATACATTTCTGAAAAGTTATAGATAGCTCTCTATGGTCTGCAATGGTTGACAGGACAAGAGGAACTgctgatgcactacccaatttcgaaattgcaccatTTGCATTTTACTATTACAACATTCAGAGGTAGGTTGAAAGCCGGATTTCCTTAAAAATGAAACAAAATCATGCAGGCTAGCTGTGGGGCCACAGTCTGGAAAGGACTGTGCTAGAGGAGGCTGGGCAGATGTATGTACGTGGAGATGTAGACTCTAGACATACTGTCCTGCTCAAACATGGATACGGGACAATGGTTGATCCCCAGTGGTTGCTGTAGTTTCATTGACCTCAGTCAGTTGTATTGTAATGACTGTGGTGGCATTTATAGTCATTACATCCCCTAGGAACCTACTATATCACAGCAGTGTGTTTCTTTACCAGACCATATTTTGTTTACCCTGTCGTTTATTCAGTCACTGAGCTTGGCTGGGTTTGTTTCTGCTACCTCAGTGTTGGACTGCCTCACTTCTCACTAGGCACTCAGTTTCATCAACTTCTAGGCCCGTGTCTCCCAAACTCAGTCAACGGGACGCAAAGGTTTTTGGTTTTGCCCTAGCACGAAAGAGCTGATTCAAATGTAAAACTTGATGATGAGCTGACTAttggaatcagctgtgtagtgctagggcaaaaaccgagtttgggaaacgctggtcTCTAGGCCTACATGCATACCAAACAGCATGAGGAATCAGGGTTACAGTAATTGGTTGAATGAGTcacgtgtctctctgtctgatcgCCAGCTGTCAGTGCCTCTACCCCCCCACACATTCCCTGCAGAAGATGCTCATGGGAAGCTAGCACTCTGTGTTACCTGCCAAACTAAATGATGTCATAGCCTGGCGACCTTTTGCTCTGTGCGCTGAAAGGCCATGGATGAGAGATGTCAGTTCTCCAAGCATTTTAAGAATGCAGGTGCTGACAGGGGAGGAGGACCCAACAGGGTtagctctctcgctccctctctctctctctttactaaaGAGGATATTGGAAACAAAGTGAGGCATTCACATGCAGTGACAAACAGACTAGTTGGTCTTGCCTCCTACTGCTTGAAGAAGGTGGTGTTTGTTGCTCACAGGACTACCAACGCTAGTTACAGCACGTGGGACTGACCCCCTGGTAACCCTTTTTGTTTCTGGAGTAGCAAAAATATCATAATTCACACTGCTTCTGAACCTGTATTTCCCTACTAGTGAGCTCATTATGGCGGTCGTCAGTCCTTCCAGAATTGTTCTACTAATTTCTTGTCATTCTCACTGACCTGAAAGAGTTCTGAGCAGCTGCACCATGTTCTCACTGATTACTGAGGGGTTTTTTTTCTCCATTatttgtcttttctctctctcgttctgtaaTAAGGGAATTACTACTCTTTTTTTGTTCCTGATCAATATGCTTCACCTGATCCATCAGGTGGTTTGACTGTATCTCAAGGTCTTTCTTATTTGGGTGAATAGACCTAATACCAACATATCTGCTATTGAAAATCCAATTGAACTGCCAATTCTGTCCCTCTATTGAATCTCAAGCTGTCACCCTTATAAGTAGTGTGGCATCTAGAAAGTTGAAGAATATTGAACAAAAAGATTCCATTCACCATCCAGCTGCTGATTGTGGATCATCTTTCACATCTTAAATCCCGCCACCATAGTTAATAAAGGAGGAGCGAGGAAACTGATCCAAGAGCAACTGTCGAGGGGCAGGTTTAGTCGCCACCTACTTCTCCACCTTTCCCTGTTCACCTGAAGGCTTAGCTAACCTGCCTCTATAAGCTCTAATGATACCTGCTGGCCCCGGCCCGTTCTCTCACCCCTTTCACCAAATGCGGGAGGCCTGCTTTTACAGGACCTTTTGAAGTTGCCGCACCAGGGTGCGATCTTATGTTTCGCCCAGGGAAAACGCGGATTTATATCATTAAAGGGATCCAACTCCACAGGTCTTTATGGTATTGGGCCATTCTCACCTTTTGTGAAGCCACAGGAACAGAATAGAAGGAGATGTCCCTATGCCCACACCTCCATATAGCCTTTACCCTTTACTCTGAGACCAGGCCACCCATATCTGGACACACGGGAGAGGTATGACCTACACCACATATCACCTCCCCTACACCACCTACTGCCTCACTTCCAGGTCCTATATGAGGTCTCCCTGACTAATTACTCAGCCGCCCACCAAACCGACCTGGCCACTT
This genomic interval from Oncorhynchus keta strain PuntledgeMale-10-30-2019 chromosome 2, Oket_V2, whole genome shotgun sequence contains the following:
- the tpcn2 gene encoding two pore channel protein 2 isoform X2, with amino-acid sequence MESEPLLTGSINYGSHPDNNDHLEKGSPKTRRLSYSVAAEYCCVGGGDVDLYLQQAVVFIEDAIQYRSINHRVDTNSLRLYRWYYSRLWQWGLGLTIAVVLMLAFIERPSSFSYTSDPRFRPPPWEPPCGLTEGIEIVCLIIFAIDLTTKSYLIGWDEFRKCKWLIVYILAVSASVIDWTLTLSMYCDQNLRVRRLIRPFFLLQNSSLMKKTLKCIKRTLPEIASVILLLALHLCLFTMIGMLLFAKGENPKHNGEWETYFRDLPTSLSSLLVLLTTANNPDVMIPAYSLNRGYSIFFILFSGFGTYFLMNLLTAIIYNQFRGYLLMSVQASILRRRLGVRAAFEVMSCQGRGQDATHSEEHVERVRVDASLQVMARVQMKSYYRQAIIKRLQQLSDGFIQWEAFRGLFDELDKDRIKEHPPKPEYNSPLLQKLQLVFSHYYVMIVGNAVALANVMCICTILVLDSEKSIAERDDYYMEVINCFFILYYLMEMSLKILAFGWRGYLSYRNNIFDGLLTFCLLVLQITIFATYRLPFPKWNPASRGLMSLWEMVRLVNMLIVVRFLRIIPDIKLMALVASTLVDLVKNLRAFAGILVVVFYVFAVLGIWLFQGAITAPGKMSVMSNSSMENITINFTMECGSYEQLGYWPNNFDDFASSLVLLYNIMVVNNWQVFMDAYTRYTTEWSKVYFVSWWLTSSVMWVNLFVALILENFIYKWDRSVTCSVADVERTGYETTVQLMFREQIQEPTEEELVTQLHQHPHLHLS
- the tpcn2 gene encoding two pore channel protein 2 isoform X1, translating into MQGFGCGLLFCLRKTTDRSIGDVDLYLQQAVVFIEDAIQYRSINHRVDTNSLRLYRWYYSRLWQWGLGLTIAVVLMLAFIERPSSFSYTSDPRFRPPPWEPPCGLTEGIEIVCLIIFAIDLTTKSYLIGWDEFRKCKWLIVYILAVSASVIDWTLTLSMYCDQNLRVRRLIRPFFLLQNSSLMKKTLKCIKRTLPEIASVILLLALHLCLFTMIGMLLFAKGENPKHNGEWETYFRDLPTSLSSLLVLLTTANNPDVMIPAYSLNRGYSIFFILFSGFGTYFLMNLLTAIIYNQFRGYLLMSVQASILRRRLGVRAAFEVMSCQGRGQDATHSEEHVERVRVDASLQVMARVQMKSYYRQAIIKRLQQLSDGFIQWEAFRGLFDELDKDRIKEHPPKPEYNSPLLQKLQLVFSHYYVMIVGNAVALANVMCICTILVLDSEKSIAERDDYYMEVINCFFILYYLMEMSLKILAFGWRGYLSYRNNIFDGLLTFCLLVLQITIFATYRLPFPKWNPASRGLMSLWEMVRLVNMLIVVRFLRIIPDIKLMALVASTLVDLVKNLRAFAGILVVVFYVFAVLGIWLFQGAITAPGKMSVMSNSSMENITINFTMECGSYEQLGYWPNNFDDFASSLVLLYNIMVVNNWQVFMDAYTRYTTEWSKVYFVSWWLTSSVMWVNLFVALILENFIYKWDRSVTCSVADVERTGYETTVQLMFREQIQEPTEEELVTQLHQHPHLHLS